From Levilactobacillus zymae, a single genomic window includes:
- a CDS encoding YaaL family protein — MFGQKKRKQQRHLKALRSTYDDQLLAEIDAAKDNWDHAKQTQEAIADADNEMTANTALARQVYLFLYREARRRNVRSKHIAATVFQD; from the coding sequence ATGTTTGGACAGAAAAAGCGAAAGCAGCAACGCCACTTGAAGGCCTTGCGCAGCACGTATGATGACCAGCTTTTGGCGGAAATTGATGCCGCTAAGGATAACTGGGATCACGCCAAGCAGACCCAAGAGGCCATTGCCGATGCCGATAACGAAATGACGGCTAATACGGCATTGGCCCGCCAGGTTTACCTCTTCTTATACCGGGAGGCCCGGCGGCGTAACGTCCGCAGCAAGCACATTGCGGCGACAGTATTTCAGGATTAA